The following proteins come from a genomic window of Pichia kudriavzevii chromosome 1, complete sequence:
- a CDS encoding uncharacterized protein (PKUD0A00320; similar to Saccharomyces cerevisiae YLL011W (SOF1); ancestral locus Anc_5.201) produces MKIKTISRSADAYVPVSNTRESALPRNLNPELHPFERAREYTRALNATKLERVFAQPFIGTLGDGHRDGVYALAKNFSSVNKVATASGDGVIKYWDVTSREQTYSYKAHYGMCSGLVVTPDQKSMLSCGVDKTIKLWEISNDSDYNQNYNYDALTNSNATSTTGLKKTFLADFSLMGLDHHFSDPLFVTAGANVNLWDMNRNKPISNLSWGADNITAVKFNKTETSIFASTGSDNSLILYDTRTNSPTQKIKTSMRNNAIAWNPMEAYIFATANEDQNSYLWDMRYMEKSINVFKGHVNAVMDVDFSPTGKEIVTGSYDKTLRIFATDKGHSRDVYHTKRMQRLFITKFSTDSKYIFSGSDDGNVRIWRTKANERSGPKSARKRSKEEYDEKLKQRYADMPEIRRIARHRHLPQGIKKDSEIKAEEIKSIKRREENRRNHSRPGAVPYVSERAKPVVGRVHKQ; encoded by the coding sequence ATGAAGATCAAAACCATTTCCAGATCTGCCGACGCATATGTTCCTGTTTCCAACACGAGAGAGTCGGCTCTTCCTAGAAACCTCAATCCCGAGCTGCATCCTTTTGAAAGGGCCCGTGAGTATACCAGGGCTTTAAATGCAACCAAGCTTGAGAGGGTGTTTGCCCAGCCTTTTATTGGCACATTGGGGGATGGTCACAGAGATGGAGTGTATGCGTTAGCGAAAAACTTCTCGTCTGTTAATAAGGTTGCTACAGCATCAGGAGACGGAGTGATTAAATACTGGGATGTCACTTCCAGAGAGCAGACGTATTCTTACAAAGCCCATTATGGTATGTGTTCCGGTCTGGTTGTCACTCCTGATCAGAAGAGTATGCTTTCGTGTGGTGTTGATAAGACCATCAAGTTGTGGGAAATTTCAAACGATTCCGATTACAATCAAAACTATAACTATGATGcattgacaaattcaaatgctACAAGTACTACGGGTTTAAAGAAGACATTTCTGGCGGACTTTTCGCTCATGGGTTTGGACCATCATTTCAGCGACCCCTTGTTTGTCACCGCTGGTGCCAATGTGAACCTATGGGACATGAACAGGAACAAACcgatttcaaatctttcatGGGGGGCTGATAATATTACGGCTgttaaattcaacaaaacaGAAACATCAATATTTGCTAGTACGGGTTCTGATAATTCTCTCATTTTGTATGATACTAGAACCAATTCTCCTACCCAAAAGATCAAAACATCAATGAGGAACAATGCAATTGCATGGAATCCAATGGAAGCATACATTTTTGCAACTGCTAATGAAGATCAAAATTCCTATCTCTGGGATATGCGGTATATGGAAAAATCGATCAATGTCTTTAAAGGTCACGTTAACGCTGTCATGGATGTTGATTTCTCACCAACTGGTAAAGAAATTGTAACGGGTTCTTACGATAAAACATTAAGAATATTTGCTACTGATAAAGGCCACTCAAGGGATGTCTACCATACAAAGAGGATGCAAAGGTTATTTATTACAAAGTTTTCCACAGATTCTAAGTATATATTCTCAGGCTCTGATGACGGTAATGTCAGAATCTGGAGAACAAAGGCAAATGAAAGATCTGGTCCAAAGTCTGCCCGTAAACGGTCCAAGGAAGAATatgatgaaaaacttaaaCAGAGATATGCAGACATGCCTGAAATCAGAAGAATTGCAAGACACAGACATCTACCTCAAGGTATCAAGAAAGATTCAGAGATTAAGgcagaagaaatcaagagCATCAAACGCCGTGAAGAAAATCGTCGTAATCACAGTCGACCTGGCGCCGTTCCCTACGTCTCTGAACGTGCTAAACCCGTTGTTGGCCGTGTCCACAAACAATAA